Proteins from a single region of Echeneis naucrates chromosome 14, fEcheNa1.1, whole genome shotgun sequence:
- the arhgap32b gene encoding rho GTPase-activating protein 32 isoform X4: MKSRPTKQKLKQRGILRERVFGCDLGEHLLNSGHDVPQVLKSCTEFIEKHGVVDGIYRLSGIASNIQKLRHEFDSEQIPDLTKDVYIQDIHCVGSLCKLYFRELPNPLLTYQLYEKFSEAVSAATDEERLIKIHDVIQQLPPPHYRTLEFLMRHLSRLATFSYITNMHSKNLAIVWAPNLLRSKQIESACFSGTAAFMEVRIQSVVVEFILNHVDVLFSAKLSSLIREGAGHNSLSRPKSLLVSSPSTKLLSLEEAQARTQAQINSPVTEDSKYIEVGEGPAALQGKFHTVIEFPTERKRPPIKSKKSPVGSWRSFFNLGKSSGMSKRKLHRNPSEPNELKAMALAGGRGDTATLRSAKSEESLSSLHNVDGESKVYRPRRPRSSSDALSASFNGELLDSRQHCNSYDNLNATEDSDGDDGPICVPALISPPRTAGEDVDLSPPDIGMASLDFDPMSFQCSLPDTSYAFPLDDSPAGAAASTFKRSPGSICSKSNGSDISASFLGSLTNPLLSTDFSPATEENVERKRMTTSYSYTDKPTQAVTPIKCGKAASMTIFSTSELFSTEICDKNTTGQSVHPQPLSTPVKPKDSPPLMGSVLLREVEPSLSEAFQMELHSKLASFDSVDSQELKGEDNKQQAAAVSSQKHQGVVALDSSKDLKPYSLSSTAPTSAPPPPPPKNAARMLALALAESAHQVSIHSQSSSSEPPKLLPFQQSQEATKSQDLPHFPPSGESAEQGSSPPPNNTAPTVDPVPSAPTSSPPVKLQPTELTNTVPKSSDSPKPPRSPPRTQPRGDPSPPDTPLYKCTTLSSSVSPTSPTKRSPERQQPVVGHIPVHTSSCISIPSTTPAGSCKDTGVLPQPVPEVKLEDSTPPQVLSKPSELPPPVAQKPKKQASTVLQHQTQAQIQAQLPVQPPPQTQPHTQSQTQGQPQPPTLSKASARVTPTTAEPLEKPWEAIKPVQPHTESEKYHDSYGPKPPAPPLRTIESKLATAALSQTEASYHILDDGSVPGHHEDTVPHHPLSPRKSSMPQPTYLYHAKADPVLIEPQGAAYYHQRPVALGPQSMPHHYRPDSVPPHLSYVSKSEPQIPYSARIDNRYSTLGPRSYHHSMKSRGNPRSVFVSPGQGPQSYSHDRNHGYPTIRRVHSLHVPSTVRSVPIQRTEVPPDDDMFFYHRPIYQCKAYQQPPQQSSQADYHVTQLQPYFENGRVQYRYSPYSGSSPLETPYYDIDPYGTIRIRHFHSYSNREPGAVASRPGGKATGYHYLARHIIPPGKEHSFVSRDMPPGHGTKEAAAYLSWDPEESERLRMHSIRRESRARQRIKGPVLSQYDNVGLFTPADISGYETLHLRSKSDPGKTVLVAADGKDGHYLPRHMVSDPEVLMYMETDKHVQGNVVSDKSDGLSKQSNSKKCQSSHSLPATLSHSLSQKQEGGRHEPKYETGDDKLGGDGSKSKHWQQEHPNKRNFQPRYECSESDHHQTKVKTASSYHSTDNQQSASREQLGRSKPERSHSVREQPHYNQGKPDLDRDYSYHKHSTKTVQSHYDNLDDYHPVPQPQAPVQKRGGSGSYPAPGFSVSHSNRAYSTALGQGAFIQTDLAMPRPETEIRTE; encoded by the exons GAGGCTGTATCAGCAGCAACGGATGAGGAGCGGCTCATCAAGATCCATGATGTCATCCAGCAGCTTCCCCCACCGCATTACAG GACCCTGGAGTTCCTCATGAGACACCTTTCCCGCCTGGCAACATTCAGCTACATCACCAACATGCACAGCAAGAACCTGGCCATTGTCTGGGCTCCCAATCTGCTGAG gtcaaaacagATAGAATCTGCCTGTTTTAGTGGCACAGCAGCCTTCATGGAAGTCAGGATCCAATCAGTGGTGGTGGAATTCATCCTCAACCATGTGGATGTCCTCTTCAGTGCCAAACTCAGCTCGTTAATACGAGAGGGAGCAG GTCACAACTCATTGTCACGACCCAAGTCCCTGCTGGTTTCATCACCTTCCACAAAACTTCTAAGTCTGGAGGAGGCCCAAGCCAGGACTCAGGCTCAGATCAACTCTCCTGTCACAGAAGACAGCAAGTACATTGAAGTTGGCGAAGGTCCAGCTGCCCTGCAGGGCAAGTTCCACACAGTCATCGAGTTTCCCACAGAGAG GAAAAGGCCTCCTATTAAATCCAAGAAGTCTCCTGTTGGTAGCTGGCGTTCTTTCTTCAACCTGGGCAAATCTTCTGGAATGTCCAAGCGTAAGCTTCATCGAAATCCCAGTGAGCCAAATGAACTGAAGGCCATGGCTCTTGCTG gaggcagaggagacacAGCAACATTAAGATCAGCCAAAAGTGAAGAGTCCCTGAGTTCCCTGCATAATGTTGACG GCGAGTCCAAGGTATATCGTCCCCGGAGGCCACGCTCCAGCAGCGATGCCCTGTCAGCTTCCTTTAATGGTGAGCTGCTGGACAGCCGGCAGCACTGCAACTCCTACGACAACCTGAACGCCACGGAGGACAGTGATGGAGATGACGGGCCAATCTGTGTGCCTGCCCTCATCTCACCTCCTCGCACTGCGGGTGAAGATGTGGACCTCAGCCCACCTGACATAGGCATGGCCTCGTTGGACTTTGACCCCATGTCTTTCCAGTGTAGTCTACCTGACACCTCCTATGCCTTCCCCTTAGATGACTCACCAGCTGGGGCCGCGGCCTCCACGTTTAAGAGGAGCCCTGGCAGCATTTGCAGCAAAAGCAATGGCTCTGATATTTCTGCCTCCTTTCTTGGCAGCTTGACCAACCCCTTATTGTCCACAGACTTCAGTCCAGCTACTGAGGAGAACGTGGAAAGGAAGAGAATGACCACTTCCTATTCTTACACTgacaaacccacacaggctgTGACACCTATTAAATGTGGAAAGGCTGCTAGTATGACAATTTTTTCTACTTCAGAACTTTTCTCCACAGAGATATGTGACAAGAATACAACTGGACAGTCTGTGCATCCACAGCCATTATCTACCCCTGTAAAACCCAAGGACTCTCCTCCTCTTATGGGAAGCGTGCTCCTGAGGGAAGTTGAGCCATCACTAAGTGAAGCTTTCCAAATGGAATTGCACTCCAAACTGGCATCCTTTGACAGTGTGGACAGCCAAGAGCTGAAGGGAGAGGACAAcaaacagcaggcagcagctgtcagcagcCAAAAGCACCAAG GAGTCGTAGCTCTGGACTCTTCAAAGGATCTAAAACCTTATTCCCTCAGCTCTACAGCTCCCAcctctgcccctcctcctccccctcctaaAAATGCTGCCCGCATGTTGGCCCTGGCCCTCGCCGAGTCTGCCCACCAGGTTTCAATCCACTCTCAGTCAAGTTCTTCTGAGCCCCCAAAATTGCTGCCCTTTCAGCAGTCGCAGGAGGCCACTAAATCCCAGGACTTGCCACATTTCCCTCCCTCTGGGGAGAGCGCTGAACAAGGAAGCTCCCCACCACCAAACAACACTGCACCAACTGTCGATCCAGTGCCATCTGCTCCAACATCTAGTCCTCCAGTCAAACTGCAGCCAACAGAGTTAACCAACACAGTTCCCAAGTCATCAGACAGTCCCAAGCCCCCCAGAAGTCCTCCTCGAACACAGCCACGTGGAGACCCCAGCCCGCCAGACACTCCTCTTTACAAGTGCACAACACTTTCTAGTTCAGTCAGCCCGACGTCTCCAACCAAGAGAAGTCCAGAGAGGCAGCAGCCTGTTGTGGGACATATCCCAGTCCATACCAGCTCATGTATTTCCATTCCATCTACCACACCTGCTGGCAGCTGCAAAGACACTGGAGTCCTACCTCAGCCTGTTCCTGAG GTCAAATTGGAAGATTCTACTCCTCCCCAAGTCCTTTCAAAACCATCAGAATTGCCACCTCCAGTGGCTCAGAAGCCTAAAAAGCAGGCTTCCACAGTGCTCCAACATCAAACACAAGCTCAGATACAGGCTCAACTTCCAGTACAGCCTCCACCCCAAACACAGCCCCATACGCAGTCTCAGACACAAGGCCAACCCCAGCCTCCGACGCTCTCAAAAGCCAGCGCAAGAGTCACCCCCACCACTGCAGAGCCTCTTGAGAAGCCTTGGGAGGCCATTAAGCCTGTGCAGCCCCACACAGAGTCAGAAAAGTACCACGACTCCTACGGACCCAAACCTCCAGCCCCTCCCTTACGCACCATTGAGAGCAAACTGGCCACCGCAGCGCTCAGCCAAACCGAAGCCTCCTATCACATCCTGGATGATGGTTCGGTGCCTGGCCATCATGAGGACACTGTGCCTCATCATCCTCTTTCTCCTCGTAAATCATCCATGCCCCAGCCTACCTACCTGTACCATGCTAAAGCAGATCCAGTTTTAATAGAACCTCAAGGAGCTGCATATTACCACCAGCGGCCTGTTGCTCTGGGCCCACAGTCCATGCCACACCACTACCGGCCAGACAGCGTCCCCCCACACCTCTCATATGTGTCCAAGTCTGAACCTCAGATACCTTACAGTGCCCGAATAGACAACAGATACAGCACTTTAGGCCCCAGGTCCTACCACCACTCCATGAAGTCCAGAGGAAACCCCCGTAGTGTGTTTGTATCTCCAGGGCAAGGGCCTCAGAGTTACAGCCATGACAGAAATCATGGCTATCCCACCATCCGCAGAGTGCACTCACTCCATGTTCCTTCCACTGTCCGCTCAGTGCCCATCCAAAGGACTGAGGTTCCTCCGGACGATGACATGTTCTTCTACCACCGGCCCATCTATCAGTGCAAAGCCTACCAGCAGCCCCCGCAGCAATCTTCACAGGCCGACTACCATGTGACTCAGCTGCAGCCTTACTTTGAGAATGGGCGGGTCCAGTATCGCTACAGCCCGTACTCTGGTTCAAGCCCTTTGGAGACACCTTACTATGACATTGACCCTTACGGCACCATCCGAATCCGGCACTTCCACTCCTACAGCAACCGAGAACCAGGAGCCGTTGCCAGCCGGCCAGGGGGAAAAGCGACTGGGTACCACTACCTTGCTCGCCACATTATCCCGCCTGGGAAGGAGCACAGCTTTGTGAGCAGGGACATGCCCCCTGGCCATGGCACTAAGGAGGCTGCTGCTTATCTCTCTTGGGACCCAGAAGAGTCAGAAAGGCTCCGCATGCACTCCATCCGCAGGGAGAGCCGGGCCAGACAGAGGATTAAAGGCCCTGTTCTCTCTCAGTACGACAACGTTGGTTTGTTCACACCAGCAGATATATCAGGCTATGAAACTCTACACCTGCGCAGTAAATCTGATCCAGGTAAAACTGTGCTGGTGGCAGCCGATGGCAAAGATGGCCACTACCTCCCCAGACATATGGTGTCAGACCCTGAGGTCCTCATGTACATGGAGACTGACAAGCACGTCCAGGGAAATGTAGTGAGTGACAAGTCTGATGGACTTTCCAAGCAAAGCAATTCCAAAAAATGCCAATCCTCTCACTCCCTTCCTGCTACTCTGAGCCACAGCCTCTCCCAGAAGCAGGAGGGTGGCCGACATGAGCCCAAGTATGAGACTGGAGACGATAAGCTGGGAGGAGACGGCAGCAAGTCTAAACACTGGCAGCAGGAGCATCCCAACAAGAGGAACTTCCAACCACGGTACGAGTGCTCTGAATCCGACCACCACCAAACTAAAGTGAAAACAGCAAGCAGCTACCACAGTACAGACAACCAGCAGTCAGCTTCCAGGGAACAACTTGGCCGCTCCAAACCGGAGCGATCTCACAGTGTCCGAGAGCAGCCTCATTATAACCAGGGCAAACCTGACCTGGACAGAGACTACTCATATCATAAACACAGCACCAAAACAGTGCAGTCCCACTATGATAACTTGGACGATTACCACCCGGTACCTCAACCTCAGGCCCCTGTTCAAAAACGTGGAGGCTCTGGCTCCTATCCTGCCCCAGGATTCTCTGTGAGCCACAGCAACAGAGCATACTCCACAGCACTGGGCCAGGGAGCCTTTATCCAGACTGACCTGGCCATGCCAAGGCCAGAGACAGAGATACGTACGGAATGA
- the h3f3c gene encoding H3 histone, family 3C, producing the protein MARTKQTARKSTGGKAPRKQLATKAARKSAPSTGGVKKPHRYRPGTVALREIRRYQKSTELLIRKLPFQRLVREIAQDFKTDLRFQSAAIGALQEASEAYLVGLFEDTNLCAIHAKRVTIMPKDIQLARRIRGERA; encoded by the exons ATGGCTCGTACCAAGCAGACTGCTCGTAAGTCCACTGGAGGAAAAGCTCCTCGTAAGCAGCTGGCAACCAAAGCTGCCCGAAAGAGCGCCCCCTCCACCGGTGGAGTGAAGAAGCCGCATCGTTACAG ACCCGGTACTGTGGCTTTGAGAGAGATCCGTCGATACCAGAAGTCCACTGAGCTGCTGATCCGCAAGCTGCCCTTCCAGCGCCTGGTGAGGGAGATTGCTCAGGACTTCAAGACCGACCTGCGTTTCCAGAGTGCCGCCATTGGAGccctgcag GAGGCCAGTGAGGCGTACCTGGTGGGTCTGTTTGAGGACACTAACCTGTGTGCCATCCATGCCAAGCGTGTCACCATCATGCCCAAAGACATCCAGCTGGCACGCCGCATCCGTGGAGAGCGCGCTTAG